The following proteins are co-located in the Castanea sativa cultivar Marrone di Chiusa Pesio chromosome 8, ASM4071231v1 genome:
- the LOC142608014 gene encoding uncharacterized protein LOC142608014 produces MCPKISQRATTNLRLQVKHEVRNMSPSISFLLFLSSLTILSIARAQERAPHGLAHESPMAFSPSAYDFFHPNTQKSDTKDACSSTSCSPLPMAAQVAATKANDVQVSSSQKGGNRVGAGGVAGIVFGFAFVVLLAMGVYYVVITRRGNMNRANSVQPDA; encoded by the coding sequence ATGtgcccaaaaatttcacaaagagCAACAACGAACCTTAGGCTTCAAGTCAAACACGAAGTGAGAAATATGTCTCCCTCGATTTCTTTCTTGCTATTCCTCTCTTCCCTAACTATACTCTCCATTGCTAGAGCTCAAGAAAGAGCCCCTCATGGCCTTGCTCATGAGAGCCCAATGGCATTTTCACCATCGGCATATGATTTCTTCCATCCAAACACGCAGAAATCTGACACCAAGGATGCCTGTTCATCAACCAGTTGCTCGCCATTGCCCATGGCAGCTCAAGTAGCAGCCACTAAAGCAAATGATGTTCAAGTATCATCATCCCAGAAAGGTGGAAATCGAGTGGGAGCTGGTGGCGTTGCTGGCATTGTTTTTGGCTTTGCATTTGTAGTGCTTTTGGCAATGGGTGTCTACTATGTAGTGATCACACGCCGAGGCAACATGAATCGAGCCAATTCTGTTCAACCTGATGCTTGA